The Carnobacterium mobile DSM 4848 genome includes a window with the following:
- the wecB gene encoding non-hydrolyzing UDP-N-acetylglucosamine 2-epimerase, whose amino-acid sequence MKKIKVMTIFGTRPEAIKMAPLVLELERQSDRFESVVVVTAQHRQMLDQVLDIFKIQPDYDLDVMKNQQTLAQITANVLIGLEDAMKHEKPDIVLVHGDTTTTFAAGISAFYNQIKVGHVEAGLRTWNKQSPFPEEMNRQVTDVLSDIYFVPTKESAANLLKENHSSEHVYITGNTVIDALKETVKEDYQHEILDKIADGNRLILMTMHRRENQGKPMERIFRAVRQVVDSHPDVEVVYPVHLNPVVQEMTIKELGDHERIHLVNPLNVIDFHNIAARSFIIISDSGGVQEEAPSLGVPVLVLRDTTERPEGVAAGTLKLVGTETVNVLDAITELLDVSEIHRKMVETANPYGDGKATKRILDVIAYEWNMSTLRPEDFNC is encoded by the coding sequence ATGAAAAAAATTAAAGTAATGACTATTTTTGGTACACGGCCAGAAGCCATTAAAATGGCTCCGCTTGTATTAGAGCTAGAACGACAATCAGACCGTTTTGAATCAGTAGTTGTGGTTACTGCGCAACACCGTCAAATGTTAGATCAAGTACTAGACATATTTAAGATTCAGCCGGATTATGACTTAGACGTGATGAAAAATCAGCAAACCCTCGCGCAAATTACTGCAAATGTGTTGATTGGATTAGAGGATGCAATGAAACATGAAAAACCTGATATTGTTTTAGTACATGGTGATACAACAACCACATTTGCGGCTGGTATTTCAGCTTTTTATAACCAAATTAAAGTTGGCCATGTTGAAGCTGGTTTACGTACATGGAACAAACAATCGCCTTTTCCTGAAGAAATGAACCGGCAAGTAACCGATGTGTTATCGGATATTTATTTTGTACCGACAAAAGAGAGTGCCGCTAATCTGCTAAAAGAAAATCATTCGTCAGAGCATGTTTATATTACTGGAAACACTGTAATTGATGCCTTAAAAGAAACTGTTAAAGAAGATTATCAGCATGAAATACTAGATAAAATAGCTGACGGAAATCGATTGATTTTAATGACCATGCATCGAAGAGAAAATCAAGGTAAACCAATGGAACGTATTTTCCGAGCTGTCCGTCAAGTAGTTGATAGTCATCCGGATGTGGAGGTGGTTTATCCCGTTCATCTAAATCCAGTTGTTCAAGAAATGACAATTAAAGAATTAGGCGATCATGAACGTATACACTTAGTTAATCCGCTTAATGTCATTGATTTTCATAATATTGCTGCCAGAAGCTTTATAATTATAAGTGATTCTGGCGGAGTCCAAGAAGAGGCTCCTTCATTAGGAGTTCCAGTTTTAGTCTTGCGAGATACGACAGAACGTCCAGAAGGGGTAGCTGCTGGTACATTGAAACTTGTGGGGACAGAAACGGTCAATGTTTTAGATGCCATAACAGAATTACTGGATGTTTCCGAAATACATCGCAAAATGGTAGAAACGGCTAACCCTTATGGTGATGGAAAGGCTACTAAACGTATATTAGATGTTATTGCATATGAATGGAATATGTCAACATTGAGGCCTGAAGATTTTAATTGTTAA